In Spirosoma pollinicola, the genomic window TCGGGCCGACGATGAGGTGACAAGCAAACTTCTCAGGTTATTCGCTACCAGTTGATTGCAGCCAGTTGTAAATGTTTTGGTTATGGAGTAGCCAGACTGAACATTAGCGGTGCAATTTGTCAGCACATGCCACTCATAGGTAGTGCCGGCAGTCAGGCCGGTTAACGAACAGGAGGGTGTATTTCTGGCAACAGTGGTCCAGCCAGGCCTACCCACGGGTCGGTATTGCAGGGTGAATGCGGTAGCCGGATCTGGCGAAGAACTTACCGACCACTGGAGAGTAGCTCCTGTGGACGTAGTTGTATTGGTTAAGCCGTTGGGAATTCGGCAAGTGGTTAAAAAGGTACTCAGATAAGTATAGGTTGAACTTTCGAGGGCTCCGCAAACATTTTTAAGCTGCCATTCATAGGTCGTGTTGGTTGTCAGGCCCGTTACTGTGTAACTACCACCACCATACAGCACGTTGGGCAACCCGCTGACCGTATGCCAATCAGGTGCTCCCTGCGGTCTATAGCGAAGTTCAGCGTAGATGCCTGGTTCTATATTGCCTGTAGAAAAATAAATAGTAACCGACTCGGCACCTGGATTACTAACAGTTGTATAAGGAGAGGGGCAAGCCTCCGTTGTAAACGAACGAAGAGGAGTAAAATCCGAATTTACGGTAGGCGAACCTGGACAAACGCCCTGCACCTGCCACTCATAGGGTGTTTGGGAAGCGAGACCCGTTAGTGAGTAAGAGCCCGTGATACCAAATAGAGTAGTAGTGCTGGTCAGACCACTAATCGTATTCCAGGCAGTTGCGCCTATGGTTCGCCATTGAAGGGTATAAAGTTCGTTTATAGTCCCATTCCAGGACAGGGCTGCTGTTATCCTTGCCGGATAGCTGACAGGGTTTGTTGGTGTAGAACAGGGCGTCAGGAAGTTTATAGGGCCAGAATAGGCAACACTACCTATTCCTCGTACTTCCCATTCGTAGGCCGTATTACCGCTTAACGAAATTGATGTATACGTCTCATTAATGCCGGTGATTAATATCCAATTGGCTGCGCCTACCTGTCTCCATTGAACGTCATATCTTGTTCCTTCTCCCAGACTATTCCAGCTAAGCCGGGCACTGTTTCCGGTTAGTTCGGTTGTCATTAGTCCGGTTACGGGGGGGACAATGGGTATGACAAAAGACGCCGTCGAACTAATGCTGCCAGTCTTCGTATTGGAAGGGCGAATTCGGTAGTAATACTGTGTTAGCGGTGTCGTTTGGTTGTCTATGAATCGTAGTTCATCAGGCCCCGTTCCGCCAATTGGAACAAAATTGGTCGTGGGCGATGTAGATCGTTCAATGAAATACCCCATTTCATTAGTGGCATTATCCTGCCAGGTTAATAGTACGGCCCCGCCATTACTGGTTGCGGCCAAATGACTGACGGGATTTACATTAGTAGCTGGCGCGTCGAGGGTATAGGCTGTGTGGGTTTGACGTAGGGCTAACCCCGCCTGCATTCGGTCGTACTGACCGGGAGTGAAATCGTGTGTGCAGGGAAAATAGTATGACATGATGTTGGTAATGGACGGCGTGTAGGCGTCACCATGGGCATCTCGGGCCGTGCTGGCCGGATCATACTGTGGACAACCGTTAACAGAATAAAGGTTTGCGTCACCCATATTATAGGGGTCGGCGGGGGTATCGCAAATTAAGTCGCCTTCTGTGGCGCAGTTGGCACCGGCTCCCCGCGTGACTAACTCATTCGTTACGCCGGTACCAAGTATCCCGGTTCCTGAATTTTGGCCAAATGTGTGGATAAGGCCAAAAGTATGGCCTAACTCATGCGGAATCAGTCGATTACCTAAGTCATCTTCAGATTTAGAACCGGTCAGGATAAACGACCGGGTTGAGTTAATGGAATTGTTAGGATAAGAAGCATAGCCACCTAATGATGGATTCTGAAACCGATTGACATAATACTGGTTTAGCGCATCATGGGCATCATAAGCATCTACCGACTGACTGCCATACTGTTCATACATGTCGTCGTTATCAATGTAATCGGGCGTAGTTCCGGCAAAAGAAAATTGAATGCCGAACCCATTTAACAAGTAATATTTGTTGGTGGCTGCTAGTACATGATTCAAGCTAACTAGGCTGAACCCGCCTGTTCCATCACTCTGCCGAATGATGTGCGGGCGGATAGGTACATAAGTAATAGCGGTGAAAGCGGCATTGGAGGCACGCTTGCGTTGTAACGCCAGGTTTGCTTCCTGCACTAAAAATGTTGTCTGGGCTGGTGTCAGATCAACTGTACCGCAGGCAAGCGACGTTGACTGAGGTGTGCTTTGCCCTACTGATAGCTGATGTAAAGCCATCGACAGGAACAGGATAACAAGTGTATTAGTGCGGGATGTTCGCATAACTACCCCCAGGTGATCAGCATGAATTTAATCACTTGGAAGCCTCAAATGTCCACTTTAACTTTTGTTCTGGCAATAGATGGATAAGAATAATTCTACTAAACGGTTAAGAATAAACGTTTAGGTTTAATCTGCTGTAAATCAGTTACTTATTAAATTATTTTTTGAAATAAAAAAAGACTGCCAAAACGCCCTTTCTCCATCAGGTTTGTGTCATAGAAACTAATTTTTTCTTTTCTCTTCCAGTGCTATACGGATTAAATCGACAGTGTTTTTAACCCCCGCTTTGCGGATGATACTGGCCCGCTGATTGGCTACTGTGTTTGGACTTATACCAAATTTATTAGCTATCTCCGGGCTACTCATACCCTCGATCAGGCATGTAAGAACCTGGGTTTCACGGGACGTTATGCGATTCCAGATAGAATAGGAAACGGTGGTATTAGGCGTTATCGCGTCATTAAGCTGATTTCTGGATGGTAAAACCAGGCTCCGAATTATTACTGACGATGCATTGGGTGGGTAGTATAAATCACCTTTGACAACCGTTCGTACGGCCCGCAATATTTCTTCCAGGCCCGTGTCTTTAAGCAAATAACCCGCAGCACCGTGTTGCACGGCTTTCAGAATATAATCCGGGTTGTCGTGCATACTGAACATCAGCGTCCGAACAGTGGGGTATTGCTGCGAAATCACTTTTAGCGCTTCAATTCCCGACATACGGGGCATTGTGATGTCGAGTAGCAAAACATCTGTGCTGATACTGGCCAGCAAGTCGATCGCTTCGTCGCCATCGGCAGCTTCGCCCACGATTTGTATATCCGGTTCATCTTCCAATAACATCCGAATGCCTTTTCGTACTACGGAATGGTCATCAGCAATGAGAATTCGTATCGACATAACTAGTGAAGGTTATCAGATAAGTTGATGCTAACCCGCACTCTCGTCCCTTTTCGAGGCTTCGATGTAATGGTGAAATCGCCACTGAGCAAACGGGTTCGAGTGCGCATATTCTCAAGGCCGTTAATGATGGGCAATGGTTTTTTATCAGTTGGCGATGCCTTTATGACAAATCCTCTTCCGTCATCCTCAATCGTCAACAGGAGCTTCAGCGCATTCTGTTGCAATGTAATTTTTATCGTCTGCGCTTCTGCATACTTCAGGGAATTGTGCAAAGCTTCCTGTGCAATACGATATAAACCGATCTCCATAGCCGGACTGAGCCGTTTGGCATTCGCCGGGCCAATAAAAACGATAGAAATACCTGATGCCCGTGTCGTTTGCTCAGCCAGGAGTTGCAGGGTAGGACTTAAACCAAAGTCGCTTAATGTTGAGGGCATTAAGTTATAAGAAACCTGCCGGGTGGTTTGGATCGTATCGCCAATAAGGTCGCACAGTTCTGCAAACCGCTGCCGTTGTTTCTCGTCTGCGAAGGTGGTCGATTTTAGTTTTTCGGCATGCAGTTTCAGGCCGGTGAGCATCTGGCCAATGCCATCGTGAAGTTCGCGCGCAAACCGTCGACGCTCTTCCTCCTGTCCTTCCAGCAATGCCGCCGATCGAACGGTGTCTTCGGCCAGTTGTAACTGGTATTTTTCTTCCGTTGTGCGTACCAGTTCTTTCTGCGTGTCAACTAATTTTTGATTGGAAGCCGCCAGATTCAGGTTGGTTGCTTCCAGCTCCCGATTGGCAATTTCCATATGGCTGTTCGCCAGTTGCAACGCTTTCTCCGACCGGGCCAACCGGCGAATGACGTGCCTGGTGTGATTGACAACAGGCCTGAACACAAATAGACCCTCAATCAATAGTGTCAACAAAGTCGCAATAGTGAGCAGCCATTCAATGCGTTCAAGCCGTTTTACCTGATCAAAGCTTTCTGTATCAAACTGAAAGACGATGTCATTCATTTGCTGCAGAAACGAAAACTCATCCCGTAAAATGATCTGAAGTGCCGCTCTTTTCTCGTCAAGCGTCGTTGCCGGATTATTGATTCGCCCAAAGCTCTTGTAAATAGACTGAAATATTGGCTCGATACTGGTAAACATACGGTCCAGTTGATCGCTTTTGCGCACGGAATAAGCCTTTTCCATACGAAGCATGCCATTCCGTAACTGAATGTGGCTTTGGCTCCAGGAGTGAAGTAGCGAGTCGAACGAAACGGTATCGGCAGTAGCAAGCCCCTCAATTCGCAGCATGGCCAGTTTCGTTAGTCGCTGACTCAGCATCCGTTGCCGTCCGGCTACGTTTACCACCCGGCTGTCGTCGTAGTGGGTACTAATAGTTTTTTTGATAAACAGTAGCCCACTCAGAGACAGCACGGCAATGACAGTGAGGGCTATCATATAAAACCGTGTTAACCGATTGGCTACCTGTTGATCGAGTTGAGGCATGAAGTATTTGGGTTTTGCGTCTGGGCCAAGCCGCTATGGCAGACCGTTCTGGCCTGGCCCAGACAATCCTCACTATAGTCCAATATACACGACATCATCCACTACTTTGATGGGATATGTGGCAATTTCGTAGCCGTCATCGTTCAGGCATTCGCCCGTTTTGAGCGAAAACGTTTTTTTGTGGAAAGGACATGCCACTTTAGGCTCATTGCCTTGACTGCCAATCATGCCGCGCGACAAAGCCATTTGCTGGCGATGCGGACATTGATTATCAGTAGCATACCATTCGCCCCGACGCGCAAAGTTAAAGATAGCAATCTGCCGACCTCCGAGCAATACGCAGGCACCGCCGTCTTCGGGAATATGGTCGATTTGACACGCTGGGTGCCATTTAATTTCGTCTTTATTTATTGTGAGTGTTTCCATTTGTTTGATTTGCTTTGGACTGGCGCGGGTTTGAACCCGTGCCAGACCCACGTCAACTACGCCCATTCTTTGGCCCGCTTCTGATCGCGCAGTGACTCAAATTGAATTGTTGGGTCTTTTTCTTCAGGCACGTTGACGAAGTGAGCAAAGCGGGCGCGAAGTGCCGGATTATCCACTACCTCTTTCCATTCGCATTTGAACGTATCGACCAGCAGTTGCATTTCTCGCTCCAGATCATCGGCAATGCCAAGCACATCGTCGACAACAACGGCCCGCAGGTAGGTCATGCCGCCCTCCATCTTGTTGAGCCAGGTAGCCGTGCGGGTGAGCGGATCGGCGGTTTTGATGTAGAACATCAAGAATCGGTCGATGTAACGGATGCAGGTTTCTTTGTCCACGTCAGTCGCCAGCAACTGGGCATGTTGCGGTTTGGATCCACCATTGCCACCGATATATAGATTCCAGCCTTTCTCGGTAGCGATAATACCGAAGTCTTTACTCTGCGCTTCGGCACACTCCCGAATGCAACCCGACACGCCCGACTTGAGCTTATGCGGAGACCGAATGCCTTTGTAGCGCTCTTCGACTTCAATGGCAAACGAAACGGAATCCTGTACGCCAAACCGACACCAGGTGCTGCCTACACAGCTTTTCACCGTACGCAGTGATTTGCCATAGGCATGTCCACTCTCGAAACCAGCGGCTATAAGTTCTTCCCAAATGACGGGTAAATCGCCGACGTGGGCACCGAACAGGTCAATGCGCTGGCCACCCGTAATTTTGGTGTAAAGACCATATTTTTTGGCTACCTGCCCAATAACGATCAGTTTATCGGGCGTGATTTCGCCACCCGGAATGCGGGGAACGACCGAATACGTACCGCCTTTCTGAATATTTGCCAGATACCTGTCGTTCGAATCCTGAATCGTAGCGCGACCTTTTTCCAGAATGTTCTCATTCCAGAGACTGGCCAGAATGGAGGCCACTGCCGGTTTACAGACTTCACAGCCATCGCCATGACCAACATGGTCAATTACGGCGTCGAAGGTTTTCAGGCTGTTGATTTTCACTAAATCCAGTAATTCCTGCCGGTTGAAATCGAAGTGTTCGCAAAGGATAGTACGAACATAGACGCCCTTCTGCTTCATGACACCCTGAATGATGTCTTTCACCATCGGCGTACAGCCTCCACAACCGGTACAGGCTTTGGTTGCTTTTTTGAGCGCGTCGACGGTAGTATGTCCGTTCTCACCGATTTCGTGGCAGAGCATGGCTTTCGTGACGGCTTCGCAGGAGCAGATCAGCGCATCGTCGGGGAGGCTCATTACTCCGGCGCCACCTTCTTCGCCACCCCGCGAGCCTAGAATCAGGTCTTCGGGATCGGGGGGTAGAATGGTTTTATTCTTGCAGGTTTGCAGGAGCATATTATACTGTTCTGCATCGCCAACCAGAATGCCGCCCAGTAACTCCTTACCATCAGTCGATATATTGATTCGTTTGTAAACGCCTTTTGCCTTATTCTCGTAGACAATTGTTTTACAGTCCGACGCAAACGGGTCACCAAACGAGCCAACGTCTGTCCCGATCAGCTTGAGCTTCGTGGACATATCGTATGGCTTGAACTCCTTTTCTTCGCCAATCAGGCGCGACGCGACTACGTCGGCCATGTCATAGCCGGGTGCTACCAGCCCGTAAATCATGTGGTGCGCCACGGCACATTCGCCAATGGCAAAAATAGATGGGTCGGATGTTTGCAGGAAGTTATCGACAAGGATACCCCCGCGCGGGTGTGTTTCTATACCCGACGCTTTGGCCAGCTCGTCGCGTGGACGAATACCTGCCGAAATAACCAGCATGTCGACGTCTATGCGCGAACCATCGGCAAATAACATTCCATCAATAGCGTCGTTGCCGGTGATCTCCTGTGTGCTTTTGGCCAGGTGAATTTTCAGCCCCAGCGATTCAAGTTGTCGCTGTAAAACACCTGAGCCTGCCTCGTCAATTTGCCGGGGCATCAGGCGCGGAGCAAACTCTACCACATGGGCTTCGTCCATACCTAGATCGAGTAAGGCTTTAGCGGCTTCCAGGCCCAATAAACCACCGCCCAACACGGCACCTTTTCTGGCCTTTCGTGCATACGATTGAATGAGGTCGAGATCTTCGATGGTGCGGTAAACAAAGACGCCGTCCTTTTCGACGCCAGCAACCGGCGGCACAAAAGCGCCCGACCCTGTAGCCAAGACTAGGTAGTCATAAGGCACTACAACACCGTGGTGTGAACGAACCTCTTTGTGCTCCCGGTCAATGTCAACAACCGGGTCGGTGAGGTAAAGTGTGATGCCGTTATCGGCATACCAGCTTTTGGGGGCAAGCGTCAGGTCGTCGGCAGTTTTGCCATCGAAATACGCACTTAAATGAACCCGGTCGTAGGCTACACGAGGCTCTTCCCCAAAAATCGTCAGTGTAAACCGTTGTTCGTTTTTCGCTTTGGCTACTAATTTTTCGCAGAATTTGTAGCCCACCATGCCGTTGCCAATGACGACGACACGCCTGTTTTTGTTTGTGTTCATAGTTAATTATAACTATAACATTGTGAAAACCCCGTTTAAATATTGTATTATTCTTATAAAATAGCCTCCTTCCTCCCAAAATAGGCTAGTCAAAAGTAAGAGGTGTTTTTGGTAAATCCTAAAGAATTATTTCGTTATAGGGTGATTATGAAACATATTTTTTCGAAAAAGACTTGTTTTTAAGAATTTCGTCTCTACTTTTGGACGAGAAATTCACAATAGTGGTAAATTAATATTATAGTACAATACCACTATATAGCTACCAAGGAGGTAAAGTCAGATGAAGCCAAAGCTAACACTCGTGGGGGCGGGTCCCGGCGACGGCGAATTGATCACCTTAAAAGGGATCAGGACGCTCCGGCAGGCCAACGTTGTTTTGTATGACGACCTTGCCAACCATACTTTACTGGAGTTTGCGCCAGAGCAGGCTCTGAAAATCTATGTGGGAAAACGGGCTGGAAAAGCGTCGTTTACACAGGAAGAGATCAATGAGTTGATCGTTCGGTTGGCTCAGGAATACGGGCATGTGGTTCGGCTGAAAGGGGGCGATCCGTATGTATTTGGCCGGGGATTTGAGGAGTTCGAGTATGCCCGGCGGTATGCTATCGACTGCGAAGTAGTACCGGGCGTGTCGAGTAGTATTGCGGTTCCGGCTTCGCAGGGTATTCCGGTAACGAGCAGGGGCGTTAGCGAAAGTTTCTGGGTCATTACGGGAACTACGCGTAATGGTCAACTGTCCGACGATTTACAGTTGGCGGCTAAATCAAAAGCAACGGTTGTTGTTTTGATGGGCATGAGTAAACTGCACGAGATTTGTGAACTATTCTGTAAGGCCGGACGCGGTCATTTGCCCATGGCAATTATACAAAATGGTACACGTGCTGACGAACAGTGCGTAATTGGTCAGGTCTGTAATATGGAGTCGTTGGCCGCAGAGCAGGGCGTGGGGGCGCCCGCTGTGCTGGTTATCGGCGAAGTCGTTGCACTGCATCCGTCCTATCTGGCAGAATCCATGCGAAACTTTTCTATGGCCTACTAAAAAAGAAAAAAGCCGATCCGGTGTGGGGGCACCTTTGGATCGGCCAAAACAGGGTTTGTCTATGCGAAAAACACAAACATGTCAAAGAAAATGAAAAATAACAGGTAAAGCAAATCAACATCTTCCTGCCGTTGGTCACTCGCTGATCAATCTGCCCTTCTGTATTGTCTTCAGAGCCAATTCTTACGCTGCTCTACACGTCCTTACCCGAATTTGGGTAAGTCCCTTCCCTGTTGCCTTTACCGTTCGTTATCTTCTTAATCTGGTTGCCTATTTTTATGAAATCTACAATCAAACGGGTGTCATTAGCAGGGGTTATTCTACTGCTAGCCCAATCAACGATATACGCGCAGTTCTCACTCGTTGGGCAGGTTCGTACACGTACTGAATTGCGCAACGGGCTGGGTAACCTGGCACCGAAAAATGCCCCGGCAGCTTTTTTTACATCCCAGCGCACACGGCTTACGTTTGGCTACAAATGGGATCGGGTACAGTTTCAAACCTCAATTCAGGATGTTCGGGTATGGGGGCAGGATGCATCGACGATCAATAACGCCGACGGCAATCGCCTGATGGTTCACGAAGCCTGGGCCGAAGTGACACTGGCAAACAGTGCCGATACGACCATCAAGTTCAAACCAATTCAGAATCTTTCACTCAAAATAGGCCGTCAGGAGCTTGTTTACGACGATGTGCGGCTGTTGGGCAACCTCGACTGGCTCCAGCAGGGGCGCCGGTTCGATGCGGCTCTCCTGAAAGGTCAGCATATGGGCTGGGCACTTGACCTTGGCGTTGGCTTCAACCAGAACACAGACGCCTTCGGAACGGTGGGTGATAATTACACACCGGGCAATGTGGCCGCTTTGGCTCTCTCAAACAAGAACGTATCGCTGACTATCCCCGCTGGCTTTATTCCAACGGCGGGCAAAAGCGGGGCTCCGGTATTGGCAACGCCCCTGAGCACAAATGGACAGAATCAGCAGTTCAAGTCGTTTCAAATGGCTTATCTGACCCACAAATTCAATCAGACAAAATTCTCGGCCTTGTTCTTTAAAGACGACTTTCAAAAGTACCGGACCGACTCACTTGGGAGTGCTGCGGCAGGTTACGTATATGGGAGACGTTATGACGTTGCCGGTACTAATTCCCGCCTAACATACGGGGCAATGCTCACGGGGCAGCTAGGCAATACCTCGTCAAAATTGGGTAAAGTACAATGGCAGGCGTTTGCCTATGGGCAGGGTGGTAAAGACCGCGATGGCCTGAACATCAAAAAAGCCTATCACTACGGTGGTAACATCATGTTCCAGAAAGGACTGCTGAGTGTTGGGCCCGGCTACGAGGTGCTGTCGGGCAACGATGCGACCACGATTCAGTCGGGCGAAACCAGCCGATTTGACCCGCTGTACGGTACACCACACCGCCATTGGGGCTATATGGACTACTTCTATGTAGGGACAGGCTCGCCAGCGGGCGGGTTGAAAGATGCGTTCCTGAAGTTCAAATACGCCAATACCCGCCTTACCACAACTTTCGATATTCATTACTTCGCGCTGGCCGCTCCCACATACAACAAAATGACCGATGCGCCGGTCGGTGCGCTCTTGTCGAACAAGTTGGGTATGGAATATGACTTCGTGGCGAACTATGCCCTCAATAAGTTCACCAATCTGGAATTTGGCTACTCAGTCATGAATGGAACGAACAGTCTGGAATATGCCAAGCAGGGGACGATGGGCGAAAAGAACCATATCGGGACCTGGTCTTACCTGATGATCAACATCCGCCCGGATTTCCTTGCCGCGAAACCAGCCAATAAATAGACTCATCGAACGCATATTTTCTTATTTTCTAAACACAAACATCATGAATCTTACATCGAATAAACCGCTAGAGTCACTAAATGTATTCCGTTTCAGCGGAGTACAGATGCGCACTTTCCACATTACGTGGTTCACCTTCTTTGTCTGTTTCTTCGGCTGGTTCGGGCTGGCCCCGCTGATGCCCGCCATCCGGGCCGATCTTGGATTAACCAAACCAGAAGTAGGAAATACCATTATTGCGGCTGTGTCGGCTACAATTCTGGCCCGGTTGGTTATTGGAAAACTCTGTGATAGCTGGGGACCTCGCAAAACTTACACCGCTCTGCTGGTGCTGGGTTCGTTGCCGGTCATGTTCGTTGGACTGGCGCACGATTACACAACGTTCTTACTTTTCCGGCTGGCGATTGGCGTCATTGGCGCATCGTTCGTAATTACGCAGTTTCATACGTCGATCATGTTTGCCCCAAAAATAAAAGGAACGGCCAATGCAGTAGCCGGTGGATGGGGCAACCTCGGCGGGGGAATCACCCAATTGGCGATGCCGCTCATTATGGCCGCTATTGTTGGTTTCGGCTACACAAAACCTGAAGCGTGGCGACTGGCTATGATTTTTCCGGGCGTTATGATGCTCATCATGGCATTTGTATATTACCGCTTTACAAAAGATACTCCCTCTGGCAACTTCGACGAGATCGAACGGTCGGTAGTAACGGGCGAGAAAGTAAGTTTCTGGGCCGCCTGCGCCGATATCCGTGTCTGGGCGCTGGCCCTTGCCTATGCGTGTTGCTTCGGTATGGAAATTACCTTCGATGGTGTAGCCGCGCTTTACTTCTTCGATAATTTCAAGATGGCCGAAACACAGGCTGGGTTCTGGGCTATGCTCTTCGGTGGGATGAATATTTTTGCCCGCGCTCTTGGCGGTATCGTGGCCGATAAGGTGGGAAACAAATACGGAATGCGCGGCAAAGGTGTTTTGCTTGCGGGGATGCTGGTGCTG contains:
- a CDS encoding MFS transporter codes for the protein MNLTSNKPLESLNVFRFSGVQMRTFHITWFTFFVCFFGWFGLAPLMPAIRADLGLTKPEVGNTIIAAVSATILARLVIGKLCDSWGPRKTYTALLVLGSLPVMFVGLAHDYTTFLLFRLAIGVIGASFVITQFHTSIMFAPKIKGTANAVAGGWGNLGGGITQLAMPLIMAAIVGFGYTKPEAWRLAMIFPGVMMLIMAFVYYRFTKDTPSGNFDEIERSVVTGEKVSFWAACADIRVWALALAYACCFGMEITFDGVAALYFFDNFKMAETQAGFWAMLFGGMNIFARALGGIVADKVGNKYGMRGKGVLLAGMLVLEGAGIVLFAQAGSLPLAILSMITFALFLKMSNGSTYAIVPFVNPKAVGVISGVVGAGGNLGGMLMAFLFKSQSISYGQAFMYIGCIVAAVGALLFLVNFSKEVVVEPAEVELQTA